A section of the Rhodobacter sp. genome encodes:
- a CDS encoding D-galactarate dehydratase, which yields MRSAPTLLLIPLLAACGLSLPGRDTPAPAPDVAVTLDPGDSVTHPQARPGDAQTDPQTAAPAAVQASAPAGADGYLGETLAGLGAPADRGLWLTTGLVTAPRPGRVVAASGRAVAVELRPSGAAATAGSQISLQAMQALGLSLGDLATLAVYAD from the coding sequence ATGCGTAGTGCCCCGACTCTGTTGCTGATCCCCCTGCTGGCCGCCTGCGGCCTGTCGCTGCCCGGCCGCGACACGCCGGCACCGGCGCCGGATGTCGCGGTGACCCTCGACCCGGGCGACAGCGTGACGCACCCCCAGGCCCGGCCCGGGGACGCGCAGACCGATCCGCAAACGGCCGCGCCAGCCGCCGTGCAGGCCAGTGCGCCGGCCGGTGCCGACGGCTATCTGGGCGAAACGCTGGCCGGGCTGGGCGCGCCGGCCGACCGGGGCCTTTGGCTGACAACCGGGTTGGTCACGGCGCCGCGTCCAGGGCGGGTCGTCGCGGCCTCGGGCCGGGCGGTCGCGGTCGAATTGCGCCCCTCGGGCGCGGCGGCGACGGCGGGCAGCCAGATCTCGTTGCAGGCGATGCAGGCGCTGGGGCTTTCGCTGGGCGATCTGGCGACGCTCGCGGTCTATGCCGACTGA
- a CDS encoding adenylosuccinate lyase produces the protein MIPRYSRPEMVAIWSPETKFRIWFEIEAHACDAQAALGVIPKANAEAVWRAKDVEFDVARIDEIEAVTKHDVIAFLTHLAEHVGAEDARFVHQGMTSSDVLDTTLNVQLVRAADILLADMDKVLTALKRRAYEHKDTVRIGRSHGIHAEPTTMGLTFARFYAEMARGKARLEAARAEVATGAISGAVGTFANIDPAVEEHVCAMLGLSPEPISTQVIPRDRHAMFFATLGVIAASIENIAIEIRHMQRTEVLEAEEFFSAGQKGSSAMPHKRNPVLTENLTGLARLVRMAVVPAMENVALWHERDISHSSVERGIGPDTTITLDFALNRLAGVIEKLVIYPENMLRNMNKFKGLVMSQRVLLALTQAGVSREDAYRLVQRNAMKVWEQGKDFREELLADAEVRKALTEDQINEKFDLGYHTKHVDTIFRRVFG, from the coding sequence ATGATCCCCCGCTATTCCCGCCCCGAAATGGTCGCCATCTGGTCGCCGGAAACCAAGTTCAGGATCTGGTTCGAGATCGAGGCCCACGCCTGCGACGCGCAGGCCGCGCTGGGTGTGATCCCCAAGGCCAACGCCGAAGCCGTCTGGCGCGCCAAGGACGTCGAATTCGACGTTGCCCGCATCGACGAGATCGAGGCCGTCACCAAGCATGACGTGATCGCGTTTCTGACCCATCTGGCCGAACATGTCGGTGCCGAGGACGCGCGCTTTGTCCACCAGGGGATGACCAGTTCGGACGTGCTGGACACCACGCTGAACGTGCAGTTGGTGCGCGCCGCCGACATCCTGCTGGCGGATATGGACAAGGTGCTGACGGCCCTGAAACGGCGCGCCTATGAACACAAGGACACCGTGCGCATCGGCCGCTCGCACGGGATTCATGCGGAACCCACGACGATGGGGCTGACCTTTGCGCGGTTCTACGCCGAGATGGCGCGCGGCAAGGCCCGGCTCGAGGCCGCCCGGGCCGAAGTCGCGACCGGCGCGATCAGCGGCGCGGTCGGCACCTTCGCCAACATCGACCCGGCGGTCGAAGAGCATGTCTGCGCGATGCTGGGCCTCTCGCCCGAGCCGATCAGCACCCAGGTGATCCCGCGCGACCGCCACGCGATGTTCTTTGCCACGCTGGGCGTGATTGCCGCGTCGATCGAGAACATCGCCATCGAGATCCGGCACATGCAGCGCACCGAGGTGCTCGAGGCCGAGGAGTTCTTCTCGGCCGGGCAGAAGGGTTCGTCGGCGATGCCGCACAAGCGCAACCCCGTGCTGACCGAGAACCTGACAGGTCTGGCGCGTCTGGTGCGCATGGCGGTGGTGCCTGCGATGGAAAATGTCGCGCTCTGGCACGAACGCGACATCAGCCATTCCAGCGTCGAACGCGGCATCGGCCCCGACACCACGATCACCCTGGACTTCGCTCTGAACCGGCTGGCGGGGGTGATCGAGAAACTGGTGATCTACCCCGAGAACATGCTCAGAAACATGAACAAGTTCAAGGGCCTGGTCATGTCGCAGCGGGTGCTTCTGGCCCTGACCCAGGCCGGAGTCTCGCGCGAGGACGCCTATCGCCTGGTGCAGCGCAACGCGATGAAGGTCTGGGAACAGGGCAAGGATTTCCGCGAGGAACTGCTGGCCGACGCCGAGGTGCGCAAGGCGCTGACCGAGGACCAGATCAACGAGAAATTCGATCTGGGCTATCATACCAAGCATGTCGATACGATCTTCCGCCGGGTGTTCGGCTGA
- a CDS encoding class I SAM-dependent methyltransferase — MTASDIVLRNLYLDLIQDVLINEIYKDPPLKRTPLTRLFKALGMRAKHVTGTEFDPSRRTKGLDWPSVAHTMIGQGRMSNLRQICSDVIERGVPGDFIETGVWRGGACIYMRAILKAYGDTGRTVWVADSFEGLPPPNAEAYALDKGDKHYTLPALAISREQVEANFRLYGLMDDQVKFLKGWFSQTLPTAPIDKLAVLRLDGDMYESTMDGLKALYHKVSPGGYVVVDDYHAVAACKAAVHDYLNAEAKGETVEIQEIDGTGVYWQRRV, encoded by the coding sequence ATGACCGCCTCCGATATTGTGTTGCGTAACTTGTACCTCGACCTGATTCAAGACGTTCTCATCAACGAAATCTACAAGGACCCGCCGCTGAAACGCACGCCTTTGACCCGCCTTTTCAAGGCGTTGGGAATGCGGGCCAAGCATGTCACCGGGACCGAATTCGACCCCAGCCGTCGCACCAAGGGGCTGGACTGGCCCTCGGTCGCGCATACCATGATCGGCCAGGGGCGCATGTCGAACCTGCGCCAGATCTGCTCGGACGTGATCGAACGCGGGGTCCCGGGGGACTTCATCGAAACCGGCGTCTGGCGCGGTGGTGCGTGCATCTACATGCGCGCGATCCTGAAGGCCTATGGCGATACCGGCCGCACGGTCTGGGTTGCCGACAGTTTCGAGGGGCTCCCGCCGCCCAACGCCGAGGCCTACGCGCTGGACAAGGGGGACAAGCACTACACCCTGCCCGCCCTGGCGATCTCGCGCGAACAGGTCGAGGCGAACTTTCGCCTTTATGGCCTGATGGACGATCAGGTGAAATTCCTGAAGGGCTGGTTCAGCCAGACCCTGCCCACGGCGCCGATCGACAAGCTGGCCGTGCTGCGGCTCGATGGCGACATGTATGAAAGCACGATGGACGGGCTCAAGGCCCTCTATCACAAGGTCAGCCCGGGCGGCTATGTGGTGGTGGACGACTATCACGCCGTCGCCGCCTGCAAGGCCGCCGTGCACGACTACCTGAACGCCGAGGCCAAGGGCGAGACCGTCGAGATCCAGGAAATCGACGGCACCGGCGTCTACTGGCAGCGGCGCGTCTGA
- a CDS encoding DUF4169 family protein has product MAKIVNLRTRRKQAAREEARATGTANAAKHGLAKSDRDLARARAEKARRDLDGHARETPGD; this is encoded by the coding sequence ATGGCAAAGATCGTCAATCTGCGCACCCGGCGCAAGCAGGCGGCCCGCGAAGAAGCCCGCGCAACGGGCACCGCGAATGCCGCGAAACACGGCCTGGCCAAGTCCGATCGCGATCTGGCCCGGGCGCGGGCCGAAAAAGCCCGGCGTGACCTTGACGGTCACGCCCGCGAGACGCCCGGCGACTGA
- a CDS encoding neutral zinc metallopeptidase gives MEWRGRRTSSNIEDRRGRAGGGGGGGRGPGGALGIVGTLVVLLVGAYFGVDVTPFLNASGGGGTVASAPAPTGPNRIDDDQEAFVATVLAETEQVWTEIFRASGRRYAPTTLVLYSGATGSACGAAQAAMGPFYCPGDTKVYLDTDFFRVMRDQLGAGGDFANAYVIAHEVAHHVQDLLGTLGQVNAQRARVSESQANALSVRIELQADCYAGLWAQQASQRLRVTDADIRQALETAARIGDDALQRAAGRRPVPDSFTHGTSQQRQDWFFRGYRSGDPGQCDTFRAQSL, from the coding sequence ATGGAATGGCGTGGCAGACGGACCAGCAGCAACATCGAGGACCGGCGCGGCCGGGCCGGCGGGGGCGGTGGCGGCGGGCGCGGCCCCGGCGGGGCGCTGGGGATCGTCGGCACGCTGGTCGTGCTGCTGGTGGGCGCGTATTTCGGCGTCGATGTGACCCCGTTCCTGAACGCCTCGGGTGGTGGTGGCACGGTCGCCTCGGCCCCGGCGCCGACGGGCCCGAACCGGATCGACGACGACCAGGAGGCCTTTGTGGCGACCGTCCTGGCGGAAACCGAACAGGTCTGGACCGAGATCTTCCGCGCCTCGGGGCGACGGTATGCGCCGACGACGCTGGTGCTGTATTCCGGCGCCACCGGGTCGGCCTGCGGTGCCGCGCAGGCGGCCATGGGTCCGTTCTATTGCCCGGGCGATACCAAGGTCTACCTGGATACCGATTTCTTCCGCGTGATGCGCGATCAGCTTGGCGCGGGCGGCGATTTCGCCAATGCCTATGTCATCGCGCATGAGGTCGCGCACCACGTCCAGGACCTGCTGGGCACGTTGGGGCAGGTCAACGCGCAGCGCGCGCGCGTGTCGGAAAGCCAGGCGAACGCGCTGTCGGTGCGGATCGAATTGCAGGCCGATTGCTATGCCGGCCTCTGGGCGCAACAGGCATCGCAACGGCTGCGCGTGACCGATGCCGACATCCGCCAGGCGCTGGAGACCGCCGCGCGCATCGGCGACGACGCGCTGCAACGCGCGGCCGGCCGCCGTCCGGTGCCCGACAGCTTTACGCACGGCACCTCGCAACAGCGGCAGGACTGGTTCTTTCGCGGCTACCGCTCGGGCGATCCCGGGCAATGCGACACGTTCCGCGCGCAGAGTCTGTGA
- the fumC gene encoding class II fumarate hydratase, protein MTATRTETDSFGPLDVPADKYWGAQTQRSVINFPIGWERQPVPIIRALGVIKKACALVNKAQGDMAPELADAIAAAATEVIDGKFDDNFPLVVWQTGSGTQSNMNANEVISNRAIEMLGGVMGSKSPVHPNDHCNMGQSSNDTFPTAMHVAIAMQARDVLIPGLEKLHRALAAKAEEFKDIIKIGRTHTQDATPLTLGQEFSGYAKQVERGIERVTMCLPHIYELAQGGTAVGTGLNTRVGWDSRVAAQIAEITGLPFVTAPNKFEALAAHDAMVMFSGALKTVAASLFKIANDLRLLGSGPRSGLGELILPENEPGSSIMPGKVNPTQAEALTMVCAHVMGNDAAVGFAGSQGHFELNVYNPMMSYNVLQSMQLLGDSASAFTDNMVVGTQANTQRIDKLMKESLMLVTALAPTIGYDNATKVAKTAHKNGTTLKEEAIALGFVDAETFDRIVRPEDMIGPRG, encoded by the coding sequence ATGACCGCGACCCGCACCGAGACCGACAGCTTCGGCCCGCTGGACGTCCCCGCCGACAAGTATTGGGGCGCGCAGACCCAGCGCAGCGTCATCAACTTTCCCATCGGGTGGGAGCGTCAGCCGGTGCCGATCATCCGCGCGCTTGGCGTCATCAAGAAGGCCTGCGCGCTGGTGAACAAGGCGCAGGGCGACATGGCGCCCGAACTGGCCGACGCCATCGCCGCCGCCGCGACCGAGGTGATCGACGGCAAGTTCGACGACAACTTCCCGCTGGTGGTCTGGCAGACCGGCTCGGGCACGCAGTCGAACATGAACGCGAACGAGGTCATCTCGAACCGCGCCATCGAGATGCTGGGCGGGGTCATGGGCTCGAAATCGCCGGTGCACCCGAACGACCATTGCAACATGGGGCAGTCGTCGAACGACACCTTCCCGACCGCGATGCATGTCGCCATCGCCATGCAGGCGCGCGACGTGCTGATCCCCGGCCTCGAAAAGCTGCACCGTGCGCTCGCCGCCAAGGCAGAAGAGTTCAAGGACATCATAAAGATCGGCCGCACCCACACGCAGGACGCGACGCCGCTGACGCTGGGCCAGGAATTCTCGGGCTATGCCAAGCAGGTCGAACGCGGGATCGAACGGGTGACCATGTGCCTGCCGCATATCTACGAACTGGCGCAGGGCGGCACCGCGGTCGGCACCGGGCTGAACACGCGGGTCGGCTGGGATTCGCGCGTCGCCGCGCAGATCGCCGAGATCACCGGCCTGCCGTTCGTCACCGCCCCGAACAAGTTCGAGGCGCTGGCCGCCCATGACGCGATGGTCATGTTCTCGGGCGCGCTGAAGACCGTCGCCGCCTCGCTTTTCAAGATCGCCAACGACCTGCGGCTGCTGGGCTCGGGCCCGCGCTCGGGTCTGGGCGAGTTGATCCTGCCGGAAAACGAACCCGGCTCGTCGATCATGCCCGGAAAGGTGAACCCGACCCAGGCCGAGGCGCTGACCATGGTCTGCGCGCATGTCATGGGCAATGATGCGGCGGTGGGATTCGCCGGCAGCCAGGGGCATTTCGAACTGAACGTCTACAACCCGATGATGTCCTACAACGTGCTGCAATCCATGCAGCTTCTGGGCGACTCGGCCAGCGCGTTCACCGACAACATGGTGGTGGGCACCCAGGCCAACACCCAGCGCATCGACAAGCTGATGAAGGAATCGCTGATGCTGGTCACGGCGCTGGCGCCGACGATCGGCTACGACAACGCGACCAAGGTGGCGAAGACCGCGCACAAGAATGGCACCACGCTGAAGGAAGAAGCGATCGCCCTGGGTTTTGTCGATGCCGAGACCTTCGATCGCATCGTTCGGCCCGAGGACATGATCGGCCCCAGGGGCTGA
- a CDS encoding SUMF1/EgtB/PvdO family nonheme iron enzyme, producing MNRLARLALALGIALAPLGASAQTLQQNNEAMFREMQQWRGLSAATMSRIRAIFATAPHMGQGNPAVTRHPLTPDEAAQRQGGSVDSVRRAYRNARFERICGHPYEVPLYDPATQTPEDATVCAFMFEYPNVPLVYPVTWVRADQAVALCAAEGARIGDAHEWEGAAAGALLPPDYNFALGSQQAMRAWHNQHYASQSNVYSIGTWRRGVCATGSFKTPGCNGGSWSGCGSNTYPAGSFPQCHSPLGVYDIDGNAAEHMNLPLAPDQMASRGSTTLGVTEMKGSWFIWDTVRAHEHWARWRAPFWHGSRVLSPASHSNYHLGFRCFRDL from the coding sequence ATGAACAGGCTGGCAAGGCTGGCTCTGGCGCTGGGGATCGCCCTGGCGCCGCTGGGCGCGAGCGCGCAGACGCTCCAGCAGAACAACGAGGCGATGTTTCGCGAGATGCAGCAGTGGCGTGGCCTGAGCGCCGCCACCATGAGCCGCATCCGCGCGATCTTTGCCACCGCGCCGCACATGGGTCAGGGCAACCCCGCCGTGACCCGCCACCCGCTGACCCCGGACGAGGCGGCGCAGCGGCAGGGCGGGTCGGTGGACAGCGTTCGCCGCGCCTATCGCAACGCGCGCTTCGAACGGATCTGCGGCCACCCCTACGAGGTGCCGCTCTACGATCCCGCCACCCAGACGCCCGAGGACGCGACCGTCTGCGCCTTCATGTTCGAATATCCAAACGTGCCGCTGGTCTATCCGGTGACCTGGGTGCGCGCCGACCAGGCGGTGGCGCTGTGCGCGGCCGAGGGTGCGCGCATCGGCGACGCCCATGAATGGGAGGGCGCGGCGGCCGGCGCCCTGCTGCCGCCCGACTACAATTTCGCGCTTGGCAGCCAGCAGGCGATGCGGGCCTGGCACAACCAGCATTACGCCAGCCAGTCGAACGTCTATTCCATCGGCACCTGGCGGCGCGGGGTCTGCGCGACGGGCAGTTTCAAGACCCCGGGCTGCAACGGCGGCTCGTGGTCGGGCTGCGGGTCGAACACCTATCCGGCGGGGTCCTTTCCACAATGCCATTCGCCGCTGGGGGTCTACGATATCGATGGCAACGCGGCCGAGCACATGAACCTGCCGCTGGCGCCCGACCAGATGGCCTCGCGCGGATCGACGACGCTGGGTGTGACCGAAATGAAAGGATCGTGGTTCATCTGGGACACGGTGCGCGCGCATGAACACTGGGCCCGCTGGCGGGCGCCGTTCTGGCATGGCTCGCGCGTGCTGTCACCGGCCAGCCATTCCAACTATCACCTGGGATTCCGCTGCTTTCGCGACCTCTGA
- a CDS encoding sigma-54-dependent Fis family transcriptional regulator has product MTPSELASPDGTHSGRTPSRIVVIDDEQDMRASISQWLSLSGFQPETYASAEEALANLGADFPGIVVTDIRMPGMDGMVLLKKLMGMDATLPVILITGHGDVPMAVEAMRLGAWDFLEKPFDPERMADLARAALKARALALESRALRQELADGSTLMRRLVGNSPEMVRLREDILDYGQADGHVLIDGETGTGKTLVAHALHAVGPRAGRKFVTVSCLGLDDETLAARLFGPVEQGGLPLVEEARGGTLCLEDIEALSPAMQGRLLSVINDQPTPPATRIVAICNDHKPGRTLQDVLRPDLYFRLAAMTLTLPPLRTRGEDILALFKSYAEDYAEEYGSPAPDLSAQDAAYLLQAPWPGNVRQLIAIAEQAVLQNRRGTGSVVSLVMAENEASGGALTTEGKPLKDYVEAFERTLIDNTMRRHKGSIVAVMEELCLPRRTLNEKMAKYGLSRADYT; this is encoded by the coding sequence ATGACCCCCAGCGAACTGGCTTCCCCCGACGGGACCCATTCGGGGCGGACCCCCTCGCGCATCGTCGTGATCGACGACGAACAGGACATGCGCGCGTCGATCAGCCAATGGCTGTCGCTGTCGGGCTTCCAGCCGGAAACCTACGCCAGCGCCGAAGAGGCACTGGCCAATCTCGGCGCGGATTTCCCGGGCATCGTCGTGACCGACATCCGCATGCCGGGCATGGACGGGATGGTTCTGCTGAAAAAGCTGATGGGCATGGACGCGACCCTGCCGGTTATCCTGATCACCGGGCACGGCGATGTGCCGATGGCGGTCGAGGCGATGCGGCTGGGGGCCTGGGACTTTCTGGAAAAACCCTTCGACCCCGAGCGCATGGCCGACCTCGCGCGCGCGGCGCTCAAGGCGCGCGCGCTGGCGCTGGAAAGCCGGGCACTGCGCCAGGAACTGGCCGACGGATCGACGCTGATGCGCCGGCTGGTCGGCAACAGCCCCGAGATGGTGCGCCTGCGCGAGGATATCCTGGATTACGGCCAGGCCGACGGCCATGTGCTGATCGACGGCGAGACGGGCACCGGCAAGACGCTGGTGGCGCACGCCCTGCACGCGGTCGGTCCGCGCGCGGGACGGAAATTCGTGACGGTCTCGTGTCTGGGGCTCGATGACGAGACGCTGGCCGCGCGTCTGTTCGGCCCGGTCGAGCAGGGCGGCCTGCCCCTGGTCGAAGAGGCGCGCGGCGGCACGCTGTGTCTCGAGGACATCGAGGCCCTGAGCCCGGCGATGCAGGGCCGCCTGTTGAGCGTCATCAACGACCAGCCGACGCCGCCCGCCACCCGCATCGTCGCGATCTGCAACGATCACAAGCCGGGGCGCACCTTGCAGGACGTGCTCAGGCCCGATCTCTACTTTCGCCTGGCGGCAATGACGCTGACCCTGCCGCCGCTCAGGACGCGCGGCGAGGACATTCTGGCGCTGTTCAAGTCCTATGCCGAAGATTACGCCGAGGAATACGGCAGCCCCGCACCCGATCTCAGCGCCCAGGACGCGGCCTATCTGTTGCAGGCGCCCTGGCCCGGGAACGTCCGGCAACTGATCGCGATCGCGGAACAGGCGGTGTTGCAGAACCGGCGCGGAACGGGCTCGGTCGTGTCGCTGGTGATGGCGGAAAACGAGGCCTCGGGCGGGGCGCTGACGACCGAGGGCAAGCCGCTCAAGGATTATGTCGAAGCCTTCGAGCGCACGCTCATCGACAACACGATGCGCCGGCACAAGGGCTCGATCGTCGCGGTGATGGAGGAGCTCTGCCTGCCGCGCCGCACGCTGAACGAGAAGATGGCAAAATACGGCCTGAGCCGCGCCGATTACACCTGA
- a CDS encoding sensor histidine kinase: MSQDPALSSPVAALRTGVPAWGKVLVGVLLVAAVATVWVMDGWLGDSFAVDTRNRAELRLVLYAGNIEAELQRTQVVPILLARDPVLREALQNANYASISQVLIQLQGEVGSAAIELLDTTGRVVAATDRNRLGVMRATDPLFVDSRRANDTIFSVQPRDSGGYGFFYGRALRSAGQVLGVVTVEVDLAKFERSWAGLADAVALLDSEGRIILATEPRWRGRTEAEALALRAPPTAIERALQYTADLAGRGPDAFVSNAAVLRSETRVRHRGWRLISFTTYDGVREKVNGVLALVIMGFALLLAMVFYMLSRRAWSLSARFEQESVELRQLNLRLQREIAAREKAQQDLTVAEQTLAQSSKLAVLGEMSAAVSHELNQPLAAMKTYLAGARLLMNRRRSEEALVSVQRIDDLIDRMGAITRQLKSFARKGGDAFQPLDLRDCVTEALTMMEPRLRERRVLVVRTLPKDPVRVMGDRLRLEQVIINLMRNAVDATRGVNAPQIDLILTQGDTVTLTIRDNGTGIAAIDKVFEPFYTSKKPGEGVGLGLAISSGIVADHGGRLTARNVPEGGAAFDIALPVLEPAGEGAA; encoded by the coding sequence ATGAGCCAAGACCCCGCCCTCTCGTCGCCCGTGGCGGCCCTGCGCACCGGCGTGCCCGCCTGGGGCAAGGTGCTGGTCGGCGTGCTGCTGGTCGCGGCCGTGGCGACGGTCTGGGTGATGGATGGCTGGCTCGGTGACAGTTTCGCGGTCGATACGCGCAACCGGGCCGAACTCAGGCTGGTGCTGTATGCCGGCAACATCGAGGCCGAGTTGCAGCGCACCCAGGTGGTGCCGATCCTGCTGGCGCGCGACCCGGTCCTGCGCGAGGCGCTGCAAAACGCCAACTACGCGTCGATCTCGCAGGTGCTGATCCAGTTGCAGGGCGAGGTCGGCTCGGCGGCGATCGAACTGCTGGATACGACCGGACGGGTGGTCGCCGCCACGGATCGCAACCGACTGGGCGTGATGCGCGCGACCGACCCGCTGTTCGTGGATTCGCGGCGCGCCAACGACACGATCTTTTCCGTGCAGCCCCGCGATTCCGGCGGGTATGGGTTTTTCTATGGCCGCGCGCTCAGGTCCGCCGGGCAGGTGCTGGGCGTCGTCACGGTCGAGGTGGACCTGGCCAAGTTCGAACGCTCGTGGGCGGGACTGGCCGACGCGGTGGCGCTTCTGGACAGCGAGGGGCGGATCATCCTGGCCACCGAACCGCGCTGGCGCGGCCGGACCGAGGCCGAGGCCCTGGCCCTGCGCGCGCCGCCGACGGCCATCGAGCGCGCCTTGCAATACACCGCCGACCTGGCCGGGCGCGGGCCCGACGCCTTTGTCAGCAACGCCGCCGTGCTGCGGTCGGAAACGCGGGTGCGCCACCGTGGCTGGCGGTTGATCAGCTTCACCACCTACGACGGCGTGCGCGAAAAGGTGAACGGCGTTCTGGCGCTGGTCATCATGGGGTTCGCGCTGCTTCTGGCGATGGTGTTCTACATGCTGTCGCGCCGGGCGTGGTCGCTGTCGGCGCGGTTCGAACAGGAATCCGTCGAACTCAGGCAGTTGAACCTGCGCCTGCAACGCGAGATCGCGGCGCGCGAGAAAGCCCAGCAGGACCTGACCGTGGCCGAGCAAACGCTGGCGCAATCGTCGAAACTGGCGGTTCTGGGCGAGATGTCGGCCGCCGTCAGCCACGAGCTGAACCAGCCGCTGGCGGCGATGAAGACCTATCTGGCCGGCGCGCGGCTGCTGATGAACCGGCGCCGGTCCGAAGAGGCGCTGGTGTCGGTCCAACGCATCGACGACCTGATCGACCGGATGGGCGCGATCACCCGCCAGCTCAAGAGCTTCGCGCGCAAGGGCGGCGACGCGTTCCAGCCGCTGGATCTGCGCGACTGCGTGACCGAGGCCCTGACGATGATGGAGCCGCGCCTGCGCGAGCGCCGTGTGCTGGTGGTGCGGACCCTGCCCAAGGACCCGGTTCGGGTGATGGGCGACCGGCTGCGGCTGGAGCAGGTCATCATCAACCTGATGCGCAATGCCGTCGATGCCACGCGCGGGGTGAACGCGCCGCAGATCGACCTGATCCTGACGCAGGGCGACACGGTGACGCTGACGATCCGCGACAACGGCACCGGCATCGCCGCGATCGACAAGGTGTTCGAACCTTTCTACACCTCGAAGAAACCGGGCGAGGGGGTCGGGCTGGGCCTGGCGATCTCGTCCGGCATCGTCGCCGACCACGGCGGCCGCCTGACCGCGCGCAACGTCCCCGAGGGGGGCGCGGCCTTTGACATCGCGCTTCCGGTGCTGGAGCCTGCGGGCGAGGGCGCGGCGTGA
- the purQ gene encoding phosphoribosylformylglycinamidine synthase subunit PurQ produces MKAAVITFPGSNCDRDLAVAFEAAGAEVTRVWHKDAALPQGTDVVGIPGGFSFGDYLRCGAIAARSPIANAVRSHAERGGYVLGVCNGFQVLVESGLLPGVLMRNAGLRFLCKSVTLEVATTDSAFTRGYAPGQRIAIPIAHHDGNYQADAETLTQLHAEDRVAFRYAQNPNGSMGDIAGILSANRRVLGMMPHPERAISAQHGGTDGVALFEGLMGALALT; encoded by the coding sequence ATGAAGGCCGCGGTCATCACGTTCCCGGGTTCCAACTGCGACCGCGACCTTGCCGTCGCCTTCGAAGCCGCCGGCGCCGAGGTCACACGCGTCTGGCACAAGGACGCGGCGCTGCCCCAGGGCACCGACGTGGTCGGCATCCCGGGCGGGTTCTCGTTCGGGGATTACCTGCGCTGCGGCGCCATCGCCGCGCGCTCGCCCATCGCGAACGCGGTGCGCAGCCACGCCGAACGCGGCGGCTATGTGCTGGGCGTGTGCAACGGATTTCAGGTGCTGGTCGAATCCGGCCTGCTGCCGGGCGTGCTGATGCGCAACGCCGGGCTTCGGTTCCTGTGCAAATCCGTCACGCTCGAGGTCGCGACGACCGACAGCGCCTTTACCCGGGGCTACGCGCCGGGCCAGCGGATCGCCATTCCGATCGCCCATCACGACGGCAATTATCAGGCCGACGCCGAGACCCTGACGCAGCTTCACGCCGAGGACCGCGTGGCCTTTCGCTATGCGCAGAACCCGAACGGGTCGATGGGTGACATCGCCGGCATCCTGTCGGCCAACCGCCGCGTCCTGGGCATGATGCCACACCCCGAACGCGCGATCAGCGCCCAGCACGGCGGCACCGATGGCGTCGCGCTGTTCGAGGGGCTGATGGGCGCTTTGGCGCTGACGTGA
- a CDS encoding (2Fe-2S)-binding protein: MTKVTLTVNGRSMSGEAEGRTLLSSFLRDTLGLTGTHVGCDTSQCGACVVHVDGLAMKSCTVLVQDVDGASVTTIEGMANADGTLGRVQQAFQDHHGLQCGFCTPGMVMSAAALLAENPKPTEAEIRHHLEGNICRCTGYHNIVKAVLAASGQDVSGLGVAAE, encoded by the coding sequence ATGACCAAGGTAACATTGACCGTGAACGGCCGGTCCATGTCGGGCGAGGCCGAGGGGCGCACGCTCTTGTCGTCGTTCCTGCGCGACACACTGGGCCTGACCGGCACGCATGTGGGCTGCGACACCAGCCAGTGCGGCGCTTGCGTCGTTCATGTGGACGGTCTGGCAATGAAAAGCTGCACCGTTCTGGTGCAGGACGTGGACGGCGCCAGCGTCACCACGATCGAAGGGATGGCCAACGCCGACGGCACGCTGGGCCGGGTGCAGCAGGCGTTCCAAGATCACCACGGTTTGCAGTGCGGTTTCTGCACGCCCGGCATGGTGATGTCTGCCGCCGCCCTTCTGGCCGAGAACCCCAAGCCGACCGAGGCCGAGATCCGCCACCATCTCGAGGGCAACATCTGCCGTTGCACGGGCTATCACAACATCGTCAAGGCGGTGCTTGCGGCATCGGGACAGGACGTCTCGGGGCTGGGCGTGGCGGCGGAATGA